The Pseudomonas sp. IB20 region CTGCACGTCACCTTCAACGGTGTGCGATTCGAAGGGCTGTTGCATCGCCATCAAGACGTGCTGGTGCTGGAATTCGAACCGCACCTGGAAGACTTCAAACCGCGCACCCTGAATGGCCGCACCAGCGACCTGGGCAAGATGCTGCAACGCTTGCAGTCGGCGAAAAACCTGCAAGCGCTGTACGAAATCAGCGTGAATGAAATCCAGGCCATGACCGGTTATGACCGGGTGCTGATCTATCGTTTCGAAGAAGAAGGCCACGGGCAGGTGATTGCCGAAGCGTCGTCGCCGTCCATGGAGCAGTTCAACGGGCTGTTCTTCCCAGCCTCCGATATCCCCGAGCAGGCCCGCGAGCTCTACCGCACCAATTGGCTGCGTATCATCCCGAATGCTGCCTACGAGCCGGTGCCGTTGCTGCCCAAGCTGCGCCCGGACACCGGCCAGCCGCTGGACTTGAGCTTTGCCACCCTGCGCAGCGTGTCGCCGATTCACTGCCAGTACATGCAGAACATGGGCGTGCTGTCGTCCATGAGCATCTCGTTGATGGCGGGTGACAAGCTCTGGGGCTTGATCAGTTGCGGTAACCGCGAGCCGCTGTTGGTGCCCAATGACCTGCGCATAGCCTGCCAAACCATCGGCCAGGTACTGTCGTTGCAGATCAGTGCCATGGAAGCCCTGGACCTGAGCCGCCAACGCGAAGAAAAGGTTGAAGCCCTGGCCCTGCTTGATCAGGCGATGAAAGCGTCTGAACAAAATGTGTTCGATGGCCTGGCCCAGCAGCCGCACGTGCTGATGGACCTGACCCTGTCGGGCGGCGTGGCGATCATCGAAGACAAACAGCTGCACTGCTACGGCAATTGCCCGCAGCCTGAGCAGATTCGTGCGCTGCACACGTGGCTGCAAACCAGCGGCGAACCGGTGTTCTCCAGCCACAACCTGACCTCGGTATACCCGCCAGCTGCCGAGTTTCAGCCCGTGGCCAGTGGCGTGTTGGCCATGAGCCTGCCAAAGCCTGTGGATAACGGCGTGCTGTGGTTTCGCCCGGAAGTGAAAGAGAACATCAACTGGAGCGGCGACCCGAATAAACCGCTGAACTTGGAAAATTCCGACGCCGGCTTACGTCTTCGCCCACGCACCTCGTTTGAAATCTGGAAAGTGGAAATGGCCGGCATCTCCACCAAGTGGAGCCATGGCGACCTGTTTGCGGCCAACGACCTGCGCCGTTCCGCCCTGGAAAATGACCTGGCCCGCCAAGTGTTTCGCGAACAACAAGCCGTGCGCGCTCGCGATGATCTGGTCGCCGTGGTGTCCCACGACCTGCGTAACCCGATGACAGTTATCTCGATGCTTTGCGGGATGATGCAAAAGGCCTTCAGCTCCGAAGGCCCACACACCTCGCGGCGGATTTCCTCGGCCATCGACACCATGCAGCAGGCCGCCGGGCGGATGAACGTGCTGCTGGAAGACTTGCTCGACACCTCGAAAATCGAGGCCGGGCGCTATGTGGTCAAACCGGTGGTGCTGGACGTCAACCAGATGTTCGAAGAGGCCTATGCGCTGCTCGCGCCGTTGGCG contains the following coding sequences:
- a CDS encoding ATP-binding protein translates to MKPEDFEELHANCSDEPIRTPGAIQPHGVLLTLSAPDLNIMQVSANVGTVFNHAPEALLGQPLHTLIGAQHAQAVQAMAEHDTFFDATALHVTFNGVRFEGLLHRHQDVLVLEFEPHLEDFKPRTLNGRTSDLGKMLQRLQSAKNLQALYEISVNEIQAMTGYDRVLIYRFEEEGHGQVIAEASSPSMEQFNGLFFPASDIPEQARELYRTNWLRIIPNAAYEPVPLLPKLRPDTGQPLDLSFATLRSVSPIHCQYMQNMGVLSSMSISLMAGDKLWGLISCGNREPLLVPNDLRIACQTIGQVLSLQISAMEALDLSRQREEKVEALALLDQAMKASEQNVFDGLAQQPHVLMDLTLSGGVAIIEDKQLHCYGNCPQPEQIRALHTWLQTSGEPVFSSHNLTSVYPPAAEFQPVASGVLAMSLPKPVDNGVLWFRPEVKENINWSGDPNKPLNLENSDAGLRLRPRTSFEIWKVEMAGISTKWSHGDLFAANDLRRSALENDLARQVFREQQAVRARDDLVAVVSHDLRNPMTVISMLCGMMQKAFSSEGPHTSRRISSAIDTMQQAAGRMNVLLEDLLDTSKIEAGRYVVKPVVLDVNQMFEEAYALLAPLAMEKGIELSFNTEPGLQINGDPERLFQVLSNLIGNAIKFTPRQGTISVSALSNGEEIMFSVRDSGEGIAPEQLPHVFDRYWTQTENNPTGSGLGLYITQGIVQAHGGRIEAQSEVGQGSEFIFTVPKAIELSPT